The region CCATCGTCTCCTTCAAGACCTTCAATCACTACTTTAAAAACATAACCGCCGTTTTCAGTTTGCAACTCTCCTTCTTTTGGATTAAAGGGGCCGAAACTATACCAATTGCCATCTGTTGTAGGATCTTCACCAAAAGTTTTACCGGTAATAAATACACCGGATTTGTAATTGCCTTTTGGCGAATCTGATTGCGCGTCTTTATCAGAATGTGCTCCCTTTCCGCCATAAAATGAATATTTTGTTTTGGAATTGAAAGCTGCTACTTTTTCATCAATAGTTCCGCCGATATCCGGATCAAATACCCGAATGTAAAAAGGGTCATTCGATTTTTCAGGAATAACGAAGAAGTAAATAGTAGCATTATCATCATCACCAAAGGAAGGTTTACCTCCTTTGCTGAAAACAGTAAAGTGTTGAATTTTCTCATCTTCGGATGGAAATGGCTGCGCCGATAAATTAAGGCCAATAAATAGACTTAGAAAAACGAGCCATGGGGAGATGCTTTTTTTCATAAATGATGATATAGGTTTAGTCACCCAAAATAAAAAAAATATTCCAATTATTTGTCTGTTTTTCCTGATAAAATAACTGTTTTAACGATTAATTTTCACATCTACTCTTCGGTTCAAACGGCGTGTTTTTTCTGCAGAATTATCGTATTTCGGTGTCGTTTCGCCAAAAAACTTAGGAATAATGGTCGCATTGGTAAATACTTTAATTTCCTTCTCAACCGCAAACACCCTTCGCTTACTGAGTTGATAGTTATAATCGGTTGGTCCGAGGTAACAGGCATGTCCTTCCAACGTAACTTGATTTATTCTTTTGGCAGAGAAATTTCTGAAATAATAATCCAATTTTTCTAATTCATCTTTAACAACTATGGAAGAATTTAAATCAAAAAAGATGCTGATTTCATTTTCTACCGCTTCAACTATACTAATCCGTTTACCATCTTGATAAGGCGTAATAAACACATGCGTATACCCCATTTGTAACAATGCATTCTTAACGTCGTTAGCGTTTTCCAATGTTTTTAAATCCTGCGTCATGTATTTGTACCAACCCTCTTCTGTTTTCTCTTCAATGACACCGCTAACTTTTCCAAAAGCATTCTTAGGTTTTTTATTTTGATAAGCTCCTATTTGCACGCGATACGTTATTTCTCCTGATGCAGGAACATAGTCAGGAATAACAGTTGTTGTTTTGGTTGGCGTGGCAGTTTGCTGATTTGTATTGGTGTTTACTTGCGTGGTGTTTGTTTTTACACTGGTAATCGGGTCTTTTACATTATTGGTGTTTACAGGGTCTTTACCTACAGTTGGTGTTGAAGTTGCAAGTAAAGTATTGGTGATAACAGGTGCCTGTTCCAATGTATCCTTATGAAGCATGTAACGATATTGCATATTCGGATTATTGATAAGTGAATCACTTAAGAATAAACTCACAATTGACGATTTAAATCCGGCCTTTTGCGCTTTTTCATAATACGGTAAAATATCGGACAGGGATTTTTCGCTACCGAGGAAATAGTGATACAAACTATCCTTACGCAACGCTGTTATCACCTGAAGTCCTTTAAACACCGGATTGTTCGGGTCAATTTTTTCCTCTGAAACTCCCACATGAACTTTGAAGCGAATGCTTGTGTCGCGTCCGTTAATGTTTGGAGTGGTTAATGGCTTTCCGTCGTTATTCGCAATGGCAATGGAATCCAACTTCTCCATTTTTACAATGAAATCATGAAATGGCTTATCGTATTTTTCAAGGCTATCCAACAATTGTTTTTTCATGTCCTCCTTTTTCTTTGGTTTTTTTGGAGGCGTGAAAGAATACACCGTGCTGTCGGTTAAATTGTTGACTTTAATTTTTTTGGTGGCACAATCTTTAAACGGCAAATTGTTTCTCTTTCCTGTAACACCAAGCGTGATTACATAGGTTCCTTCTTTTTGATAGGCGTGCTTTGGTGCATCCTGAAAAGAATAGTTATTGTCACCAAAGTCCCAGTAATATTTATCTATTTGCACACTGTCGAGGTTGGTGTAGTAAGGATGTATAAGCACTTCCAACCCTGTTTTCACTGTATCGGGCGCATGAATGTACAGTTGCTTTTCGTTTTTAATTTCAAATTCATAGGTTACTTCATTGAAGAAAAGTAATCCTGTCGTTTTGTCTACCACGTTTAGTTCAACATTGTAAATTCCTTCATTCTCGAAGCAATGACTGGCTTCTAATCCTCTTTTCTTTGCGCCATCACCAAAACTCCATTCGTAAGTCATGCCCAAAGTATCTTTAGAATCCATACTGGCCTCTTCGTAAAACGTATAGCAATACAAATTATCCTTCATGTCTTTACAATTCTTGAATGAAGGGAAAATGTTTTTGAAGTAATACAAATCATCATTACCACTGCGATTACTGCTGAAATAACCACTCACCTGATTGGTGTCCATACAAATTCCAAAATCATCGGATGAGGAATTAATCGGATTGCTGAGCAATTCAAGTTGAGCATCCGGATTAAATAAATCAACCGCATAGATATCAAGTCCGCCAAATCCTCCGGGTCTGTCGGATGCGAAATACAATTTTCCATTTACATAGTACGGAAACGATTCATTGTACTCTGAATTAACTTTCGCGCCACAATTCATTGGTAATTGCCAGATGCCATCGCGCTTAACACTGTAAAACAAATCGATTTTTCCGTAACCACTTCCAATATTACTTGCAAAGAACATCAGTGTATCTGCCCACACACTTGGTTGTGCACAGGAAACCGTATCATGTAATCCGAATGTTATTTTCTTTGGCTTTTTTACTTTTTTGTTGATGGTGTCTTTCTCTAAAAATGAAATTTGCAGAGGAAGTGTTTTACGTTTCCGCAATACCCCTTCATTATTCACCGTGCAGTAATAGCCCTTATCGGTCTCACAACTCGGGCCGATGTAATATTTTGTCTTCAGTTGCTTACTAATGAGATCGGGTTTTGTAAAATTCACCGAATCGAGCAATAAACATTTGTACAAATCGGTAAATTGCTTCGATGTGGCGTTGTCGTAATACACAACTGCATACTCATTTTCACGGTCGGAGATGAAAAAAAAGTTGTTTTTATAGCGATAAGGGGAATATTCGCCATCCTTGGTATTGAGCATCGACAGCGGAAGGATCTTTATTTTGGTTGTATCGTACTGTAAGGTTTGAGAATGCAGACAAAAAGAAAACAGGTATAGTGTTGCTATACAGAAAGTTACAAATATATTAGAGCGCGAAAGCTCGTGGGTTCCTCGCATTGGCTGAATAGCCAAAATAGTATCTTATAAGTAACTCGTGAGACCCACTGTTATAATGTTTTAAACGATTTAATCCACAATCGTAACTATAGCTGAATTTGAACTGATCGTTGATGCCGAACTCCAAAATTCCGACAATAGATTCGTTAGTTCGGTACGAAACTCCCACACCCAAACGCTGACGGAAGTAGTAATTAACGTTAATATCACCCTGAATTGGTGACCCATTGATGTATTTAACCAAAAATGAAGGTTTTATTCCATGGTCGTCTGTTAATGAAAAATAGTAGCCCCCTGTTGCAAGTATTGGATTTTCTATTATAAAATTCTTATTCAAAGTATTTACGAGGTACGGAGCGCTTAATCCGGCGAAAATATTTTTTCCATAAAAATAAATTCCGGCGCCACTTAAAAATCCAACACTTGTAGGGTTTTGATTTTGCAGTAGAGCATCTTGTTGATCGTTACGAGTCAACTTATCCCAATTTGTTCTCTTGATCATCACACCATTTTGAAGACCTAAGCTTAATTTATATTTACGCTTAATTCGGATGCGATAAGCATACATCACATTCAAGATTTGACTGTTATATACGCCCACTTTATCATTGATAATTCCTACACCAACGCCAATTGATTTAATTCGAAGCGGTGTATTTAATCCAAATGTAGTTGTTTGTGGAGCGCCATCAAAACCAACCCATTGCTGACGATGCCCCAGCGTTACATCCATCGCTTCATGTCTTCCCGCATAAGCCGGATTAATAATAAATCCATTGATTACATATTGGCTAAAACCGGGATAGTGCTGCGGTTTGGCGACCGTTGCCCATAAAATAAACACTATGTAAAGTATTCTCTTCATTAATTTGATTTAATTACCAAATAACCCGTGTATTTTTTTCCTTGCGCTTCAATAATAAAATAGTATGTATCATCAGCAAGTTTTACACCGTCATTGTTCTCACCTTTAAAGCTGTCTTTATAATTTTCGTGATGATACACCTGATTACCCCAACGATTGAACACAAGTAATTTCACATCATTAACATCCGCTAATCCGCGTACTTCGAAGAAGTCGTTACTTCCGTCTCCATTAGGCGTGATGACTTGCGGAATTAACAATGGATTTATGATTAAAATCATGGTATCGGAAACCGCTGTACACACACCGTTAGTTAATGTCCAAACCAATTCATAAGTGCCTGCTTCATTAGCTGTAAAATTACTTAACGGATCACCTGTATTTGCAAAACTTCCTCCCGGTCCTGATAAAATTGACCAAGCTCCCGCGCCGATAGTTGGCGTATTACCCGCCATTAAATTGTTTAACAAGTCGGAACTTATATCCGGGCCTGCATTTGCGGATCCGGGTAAAATTGGTGTATACGCTTGAACAAACATGGTATCACTTGTGCTAGGACAAACCGATGAGTTTGTAACTGTCCAAACAAATCCGAATAATCCCTGATTGTTTACATTTGCTTCCGAACCCGGGTTTCCGACTAAAGTAACAGTTGAGCTGCCTGTAGATAACGGTGACCAAACACCGACACCAATACTAGGTGACATTGCTGCTAAATTAGTAGAGTAAGAACAAATTGATTGATCTGGACCGGCGTTAGCCGCACTTGGCGGAGCATATGCAAATACTACCATCGTGTCATTCTCAACCGGACAAGTTCCGTTACCAATCGACCATACATAAGTATATGTACCGGTATTCGTAAAGCTTACTGAAGTAATAGTAGATGTTGGACTACTTACAGATGGTGAAGCCCCCACTTGAACCCAAGTTCCTGTTCCAATGGCCGGTGTATTTCCAGTTAATGAAGTTGTGAGTGCACAAATAGCTTGATCTAATCCTGCATTTGATATGCTCGGATTTAAATAGGTTGTTATTTGAACCGTGTCATTCTCAACCGGACATGTTAAATATCCTACAGACCACACATACGTATAGGTGCCTTGACCTGGAACAGTAAACGTAGAATTAGCTAATGTTGGCGTAGCCACTGCGGGAGCGCCACCGAGTGGAATCCATGTTCCTGTTCCTACAGCATGAGGTGTTGCATTGAGTGTTGGTGTTAGAGTACAAACAAATTGATCCGGACCTGCAACAATTGGTAATAAATTAATCAATACATCTATTTGTAAGGTGTCTATTGACGGAGGGCATATACCGTTAGTAGTTGTCCATTGTAATAGGTTGGTTCCTACAACAAGATTAGTAGCAGAAGTTGAAGCAAGCAATGAGTTTGTAACTACGCCTGTACCACTTATAACAGTCCAGCTTCCTGTACCAATGGTTAACGGTGTAGCACTTATTGTGGAATTAGGTGAACAGATGATTATGTCGGAACCGGCATTAGCAGGAGTTGGTAAATCATCTACTTTAACATTCATGGTGCTTGATGAAACCGCACAAACTCCGTTTGATATTGTCCATTGAATAATATTGTTTCCAACCGATAAACCGGAAATTGAAGAACCCGGATTGTTCACGGCAGCAACGGTTCCGGTTCCCGTAATCACGCTCCATGTTCCAACACCAACTCCAGGTGTGTTTCCTGCTAAAATTGTACTTCCCGGATTAATACAAATGGTTTGGGATGGTCCGGCAACTGAATTAGTCGGCATATCATCCACCTGAATACTCATAGTTGAGGTCGAGTTAGCACATACACCATTCGAAATGCTCCATTGTAAAACAGTGGTACCAACAGCTAAACCATTAATTGATGAAGACGGATTGTTAACAGCAACAATCGTACCGCTTCCCGATACAATACTCCAGGTACCTACTCCTACACTTGGGGTATTCGCTGCTAAAGTTGCGCCGCCTACACTCACACATATCGTTTGGGAAACTCCTGCTATACTTGTTGCTGGAACATCATCTACTTGAATCGTTGTTGTAGAAACGGAAGACGGACACACGCCATTAGCTATACTCCATTGTAACACATTTATTCCAATAGGTAAAGTTGTAACCACACTTGTTGGGCTATTAACCGAAGATACCGAACCACCACCAGCAATAACACTCCAAGTACCTACACCAACTGTCGGTGTGTTTCCCGACAATGTTGTAGAGTTAGAAGATATACATAAAGTTTGTGAAGCACCTGCGCTTGAAATTGTAGGAACATTATCCACCTGAATATTTAATGTGGTGGTAAGCGCACCACACGATCCGTTTGCTATGCTCCATTGTACAACTGTGTTACCAACTGTTAATGCTGTTATTGTAGTTATCGCAGAAGTTGAAGATGTAATAACACCGCCACCAGACAAAACACTCCAAGTTCCTACGCCAACGGTCGGCACATTGCC is a window of Bacteroidota bacterium DNA encoding:
- a CDS encoding type IX secretion system membrane protein PorP/SprF, whose translation is MKRILYIVFILWATVAKPQHYPGFSQYVINGFIINPAYAGRHEAMDVTLGHRQQWVGFDGAPQTTTFGLNTPLRIKSIGVGVGIINDKVGVYNSQILNVMYAYRIRIKRKYKLSLGLQNGVMIKRTNWDKLTRNDQQDALLQNQNPTSVGFLSGAGIYFYGKNIFAGLSAPYLVNTLNKNFIIENPILATGGYYFSLTDDHGIKPSFLVKYINGSPIQGDINVNYYFRQRLGVGVSYRTNESIVGILEFGINDQFKFSYSYDCGLNRLKHYNSGSHELLIRYYFGYSANARNPRAFAL
- a CDS encoding PKD domain-containing protein — protein: MLNTKDGEYSPYRYKNNFFFISDRENEYAVVYYDNATSKQFTDLYKCLLLDSVNFTKPDLISKQLKTKYYIGPSCETDKGYYCTVNNEGVLRKRKTLPLQISFLEKDTINKKVKKPKKITFGLHDTVSCAQPSVWADTLMFFASNIGSGYGKIDLFYSVKRDGIWQLPMNCGAKVNSEYNESFPYYVNGKLYFASDRPGGFGGLDIYAVDLFNPDAQLELLSNPINSSSDDFGICMDTNQVSGYFSSNRSGNDDLYYFKNIFPSFKNCKDMKDNLYCYTFYEEASMDSKDTLGMTYEWSFGDGAKKRGLEASHCFENEGIYNVELNVVDKTTGLLFFNEVTYEFEIKNEKQLYIHAPDTVKTGLEVLIHPYYTNLDSVQIDKYYWDFGDNNYSFQDAPKHAYQKEGTYVITLGVTGKRNNLPFKDCATKKIKVNNLTDSTVYSFTPPKKPKKKEDMKKQLLDSLEKYDKPFHDFIVKMEKLDSIAIANNDGKPLTTPNINGRDTSIRFKVHVGVSEEKIDPNNPVFKGLQVITALRKDSLYHYFLGSEKSLSDILPYYEKAQKAGFKSSIVSLFLSDSLINNPNMQYRYMLHKDTLEQAPVITNTLLATSTPTVGKDPVNTNNVKDPITSVKTNTTQVNTNTNQQTATPTKTTTVIPDYVPASGEITYRVQIGAYQNKKPKNAFGKVSGVIEEKTEEGWYKYMTQDLKTLENANDVKNALLQMGYTHVFITPYQDGKRISIVEAVENEISIFFDLNSSIVVKDELEKLDYYFRNFSAKRINQVTLEGHACYLGPTDYNYQLSKRRVFAVEKEIKVFTNATIIPKFFGETTPKYDNSAEKTRRLNRRVDVKINR